The Maylandia zebra isolate NMK-2024a linkage group LG7, Mzebra_GT3a, whole genome shotgun sequence genome contains a region encoding:
- the ddb2 gene encoding DNA damage-binding protein 2 isoform X2, protein MQTEKFLLLNCRVKALNITEMKSKPTKSAAAGSKNKVKKTPEGVSGPTLSRKLRDKTNGETSKSGTALKSAGVQKRGWDGSILHYIYKSTLGQSLHSQMRQCLQEPFVRSLSSYHFHGGSSPFNRRITCLEWHPTHPTTLAVGSKGGDIYLWDFEAPAKKTFIQGMGAGDSVTDMKFNHLNPTQLFTSSMGGTTALRDFSGTTLTVFASTETLNFWYCCVDVSVSRQMLVTGDNAGQLLLLGLDGQKIFSDKLHKAKVTHAEFNSRCDWLLVTASVDHTVKLWDLRNMKDKKSFLYEMPHEKAVNSAYFNPLDCSKLLTTDQYDEIRVYSSSDWSKPQHIIQHPHRQFQHLTPIKATWHPMYDLIVAGRYPDDRFCGADLRTIDIFDSNTAELVCQLYDPTASGIKSINKFNPMGDAIGSGMGITVLVWDQNESPMGDHHVQQEGPLNSVLRGQRRSQPHSSGNRRGPAVDAKLKKKLASLEETETKTKKGRTKQKQTQMRKK, encoded by the exons ATGCAAACAGAGAAGTTCTTGCTGTTAAACTGCAGGGTTAAAGCACTAAACATCACAG AAATGAAAAGCAAGCCCACGAAGTCAGCTGCAGCTGGATCAAAGAATAAAGTGAAGAAAACACCTGAGGGCGTCTCCGGTCCAACTCTCTCCAGAAAACTACGAGACAAAACAAATGGCGAAACGTCAAAATCAG GGACTGCTCTCAAGTCTGCAGGAGTCCAGAAGAGAGGTTGGGACGGGAGCATACTGCACTATATCTACAAGAGCACTCTGGGCCAGAGTTTGCACTCACAGATGAGACAG TGTCTCCAGGAACCTTTCGTTCGCTCTCTGTCATCCTATCATTTCCACGGTGGCAGCAGCCCCTTCAACCGCAGGATCACCTGTCTTGAGTGGCATCCGACACATCCTACTACTCTGGCTGTGGGGTCCAAGGGTGGAGACATTTATCTGTGGGACTTTGAGGCGCCTGCCAAGAAGACCTTTATTCAAGGG ATGGGGGCTGGAGACTCAGTGACAGACATGAAGTTTAACCACTTAAATCCCACTCAGCTGTTCACCTCATCTATGGGGGGTACGACAGCACTTCGGGATTTCAGTGGGACAACGCTAACAGTGTTTGCcagcacagaaacactgaa TTTTTGGTACTGCTGCGTTGACGTGTCTGTAAGCCGACAGATGCTCGTGACAGGAGACAATGCGGGGCAGCTTTTACTTCTGGGTTTGGATGGCCAAAAG ATTTTCAGTGACAAATTGCACAAAGCCAAAGTGACCCATGCAGAGTTCAACTCCCGATGCGACTGGTTGCTGGTGACGGCCTCAGTTGACCACACGGTAAAGCTCTGGGACTTGAGGAACATGAAGGACAAGAAAAGCTTCTTGTACGAAATGCCTCACGAGAAAGCCGTCAACTCAG CCTATTTCAACCCTTTGGACTGCTCCAAGCTGCTCACCACAGATCAGTACGATGAGATCCGCGTCTACTCATCTTCTGATTGGTCAAAGCCTCAGCACATCATCCAGCACCCGCACAGGCAGTTTCAGCACCTCACACCCATCAAG GCCACATGGCACCCTATGTATGATCTAATTGTGGCCGGCCGTTACCCCGACGATCGCTTCTGCGGGGCCGACCTGAGGACCATTGACATCTTTGACTCCAACACAGCAGAGCTCGTGTGTCAGCTGTACGATCCCACTGCTTCAGGGATCAAATCT ATCAACAAATTCAACCCAATGGGCGACGCAATTGGATCTGGCATGG GTATAACTGTGCTGGTCTGGGACCAGAACGAGTCACCGATGGGCGATCACCACGTTCAGCAGGAAGGACCATTGAACTCAGTTTTAAGAGGGCAGCGGAGGAGTCAGCCACACTCCAGTGGGAACCGGAGGGGTCCTGCTGTGGATGCAAAGCTTAAGAAAAAGCTAGCTTCACTGGAAGAAACTGAGACTAAAACCAAGAAGGGCCgcactaaacaaaaacaaacacagatgagGAAGAAGTGA
- the ddb2 gene encoding DNA damage-binding protein 2 isoform X1 — MQTEKFLLLNCRVKALNITEMKSKPTKSAAAGSKNKVKKTPEGVSGPTLSRKLRDKTNGETSKSGTALKSAGVQKRGWDGSILHYIYKSTLGQSLHSQMRQCLQEPFVRSLSSYHFHGGSSPFNRRITCLEWHPTHPTTLAVGSKGGDIYLWDFEAPAKKTFIQGNGAGDFIGGMKFCPTDLSRVYVASGEGTLTAQSFEGRAPTVLSRTQDCGHDHHNVCFWYCCVDVSVSRQMLVTGDNAGQLLLLGLDGQKIFSDKLHKAKVTHAEFNSRCDWLLVTASVDHTVKLWDLRNMKDKKSFLYEMPHEKAVNSAYFNPLDCSKLLTTDQYDEIRVYSSSDWSKPQHIIQHPHRQFQHLTPIKATWHPMYDLIVAGRYPDDRFCGADLRTIDIFDSNTAELVCQLYDPTASGIKSINKFNPMGDAIGSGMGITVLVWDQNESPMGDHHVQQEGPLNSVLRGQRRSQPHSSGNRRGPAVDAKLKKKLASLEETETKTKKGRTKQKQTQMRKK, encoded by the exons ATGCAAACAGAGAAGTTCTTGCTGTTAAACTGCAGGGTTAAAGCACTAAACATCACAG AAATGAAAAGCAAGCCCACGAAGTCAGCTGCAGCTGGATCAAAGAATAAAGTGAAGAAAACACCTGAGGGCGTCTCCGGTCCAACTCTCTCCAGAAAACTACGAGACAAAACAAATGGCGAAACGTCAAAATCAG GGACTGCTCTCAAGTCTGCAGGAGTCCAGAAGAGAGGTTGGGACGGGAGCATACTGCACTATATCTACAAGAGCACTCTGGGCCAGAGTTTGCACTCACAGATGAGACAG TGTCTCCAGGAACCTTTCGTTCGCTCTCTGTCATCCTATCATTTCCACGGTGGCAGCAGCCCCTTCAACCGCAGGATCACCTGTCTTGAGTGGCATCCGACACATCCTACTACTCTGGCTGTGGGGTCCAAGGGTGGAGACATTTATCTGTGGGACTTTGAGGCGCCTGCCAAGAAGACCTTTATTCAAGGG aaCGGAGCAGGAGACTTTATCGGAGGGATGAAGTTTTGCCCCACAGACCTTTCTAGAGTCTATGTGGCCTCTGGCGAGGGCACACTGACCGCACAGAGTTTTGAGGGCCGCGCACCCACTGTTCTGTCCAGAACTCAAGACTGCGGCCACGATCACCACAATGTTTG TTTTTGGTACTGCTGCGTTGACGTGTCTGTAAGCCGACAGATGCTCGTGACAGGAGACAATGCGGGGCAGCTTTTACTTCTGGGTTTGGATGGCCAAAAG ATTTTCAGTGACAAATTGCACAAAGCCAAAGTGACCCATGCAGAGTTCAACTCCCGATGCGACTGGTTGCTGGTGACGGCCTCAGTTGACCACACGGTAAAGCTCTGGGACTTGAGGAACATGAAGGACAAGAAAAGCTTCTTGTACGAAATGCCTCACGAGAAAGCCGTCAACTCAG CCTATTTCAACCCTTTGGACTGCTCCAAGCTGCTCACCACAGATCAGTACGATGAGATCCGCGTCTACTCATCTTCTGATTGGTCAAAGCCTCAGCACATCATCCAGCACCCGCACAGGCAGTTTCAGCACCTCACACCCATCAAG GCCACATGGCACCCTATGTATGATCTAATTGTGGCCGGCCGTTACCCCGACGATCGCTTCTGCGGGGCCGACCTGAGGACCATTGACATCTTTGACTCCAACACAGCAGAGCTCGTGTGTCAGCTGTACGATCCCACTGCTTCAGGGATCAAATCT ATCAACAAATTCAACCCAATGGGCGACGCAATTGGATCTGGCATGG GTATAACTGTGCTGGTCTGGGACCAGAACGAGTCACCGATGGGCGATCACCACGTTCAGCAGGAAGGACCATTGAACTCAGTTTTAAGAGGGCAGCGGAGGAGTCAGCCACACTCCAGTGGGAACCGGAGGGGTCCTGCTGTGGATGCAAAGCTTAAGAAAAAGCTAGCTTCACTGGAAGAAACTGAGACTAAAACCAAGAAGGGCCgcactaaacaaaaacaaacacagatgagGAAGAAGTGA
- the ddb2 gene encoding DNA damage-binding protein 2 isoform X3, with protein MKSKPTKSAAAGSKNKVKKTPEGVSGPTLSRKLRDKTNGETSKSGTALKSAGVQKRGWDGSILHYIYKSTLGQSLHSQMRQCLQEPFVRSLSSYHFHGGSSPFNRRITCLEWHPTHPTTLAVGSKGGDIYLWDFEAPAKKTFIQGNGAGDFIGGMKFCPTDLSRVYVASGEGTLTAQSFEGRAPTVLSRTQDCGHDHHNVCFWYCCVDVSVSRQMLVTGDNAGQLLLLGLDGQKIFSDKLHKAKVTHAEFNSRCDWLLVTASVDHTVKLWDLRNMKDKKSFLYEMPHEKAVNSAYFNPLDCSKLLTTDQYDEIRVYSSSDWSKPQHIIQHPHRQFQHLTPIKATWHPMYDLIVAGRYPDDRFCGADLRTIDIFDSNTAELVCQLYDPTASGIKSINKFNPMGDAIGSGMGITVLVWDQNESPMGDHHVQQEGPLNSVLRGQRRSQPHSSGNRRGPAVDAKLKKKLASLEETETKTKKGRTKQKQTQMRKK; from the exons ATGAAAAGCAAGCCCACGAAGTCAGCTGCAGCTGGATCAAAGAATAAAGTGAAGAAAACACCTGAGGGCGTCTCCGGTCCAACTCTCTCCAGAAAACTACGAGACAAAACAAATGGCGAAACGTCAAAATCAG GGACTGCTCTCAAGTCTGCAGGAGTCCAGAAGAGAGGTTGGGACGGGAGCATACTGCACTATATCTACAAGAGCACTCTGGGCCAGAGTTTGCACTCACAGATGAGACAG TGTCTCCAGGAACCTTTCGTTCGCTCTCTGTCATCCTATCATTTCCACGGTGGCAGCAGCCCCTTCAACCGCAGGATCACCTGTCTTGAGTGGCATCCGACACATCCTACTACTCTGGCTGTGGGGTCCAAGGGTGGAGACATTTATCTGTGGGACTTTGAGGCGCCTGCCAAGAAGACCTTTATTCAAGGG aaCGGAGCAGGAGACTTTATCGGAGGGATGAAGTTTTGCCCCACAGACCTTTCTAGAGTCTATGTGGCCTCTGGCGAGGGCACACTGACCGCACAGAGTTTTGAGGGCCGCGCACCCACTGTTCTGTCCAGAACTCAAGACTGCGGCCACGATCACCACAATGTTTG TTTTTGGTACTGCTGCGTTGACGTGTCTGTAAGCCGACAGATGCTCGTGACAGGAGACAATGCGGGGCAGCTTTTACTTCTGGGTTTGGATGGCCAAAAG ATTTTCAGTGACAAATTGCACAAAGCCAAAGTGACCCATGCAGAGTTCAACTCCCGATGCGACTGGTTGCTGGTGACGGCCTCAGTTGACCACACGGTAAAGCTCTGGGACTTGAGGAACATGAAGGACAAGAAAAGCTTCTTGTACGAAATGCCTCACGAGAAAGCCGTCAACTCAG CCTATTTCAACCCTTTGGACTGCTCCAAGCTGCTCACCACAGATCAGTACGATGAGATCCGCGTCTACTCATCTTCTGATTGGTCAAAGCCTCAGCACATCATCCAGCACCCGCACAGGCAGTTTCAGCACCTCACACCCATCAAG GCCACATGGCACCCTATGTATGATCTAATTGTGGCCGGCCGTTACCCCGACGATCGCTTCTGCGGGGCCGACCTGAGGACCATTGACATCTTTGACTCCAACACAGCAGAGCTCGTGTGTCAGCTGTACGATCCCACTGCTTCAGGGATCAAATCT ATCAACAAATTCAACCCAATGGGCGACGCAATTGGATCTGGCATGG GTATAACTGTGCTGGTCTGGGACCAGAACGAGTCACCGATGGGCGATCACCACGTTCAGCAGGAAGGACCATTGAACTCAGTTTTAAGAGGGCAGCGGAGGAGTCAGCCACACTCCAGTGGGAACCGGAGGGGTCCTGCTGTGGATGCAAAGCTTAAGAAAAAGCTAGCTTCACTGGAAGAAACTGAGACTAAAACCAAGAAGGGCCgcactaaacaaaaacaaacacagatgagGAAGAAGTGA
- the LOC101480882 gene encoding protein FAM180A, whose product MTASSQLKIFLQVLLWLCFEQVLQDVAEGLSPAPQNTDPLVSNANLIYELLLGGVELDQDNNIVLLDEEMASMRQGRAFLSLINDNVPRSLSSMEQMADALEGQRSRPMMERQFENVVLSMVYTAHQAWHEKRKERQEAWGEVLLKLANITVHELRGNHLFRYS is encoded by the exons ATGACCGCGAGCTCCCAACTGAAAATCTTCCTCCAGGTCCTTTTGTGGCTTTGCTTTGAGCAGGTGTTGCAGG ATGTGGCTGAAGGCTTAAGTCCAGCTCCTCAGAACACCGACCCACTAGTTTCCAATGCAAACCTGATCTATGAG CTTTTGCTGGGTGGGGTGGAGCTCGATCAGGACAACAACATCGTCCTGCTCGATGAGGAGATGGCGTCGATGAGGCAGGGGCGAGCTTTTCTGTCTCTGATCAATGACAATGTTCCCAGAAGTCTGAGCTCCATGGAGCAGATGGCAGATGCACTCGAGGGCCAGAGGAGCAGACCGATGATGGAGCGGCAGTTTGAAAATGTCGTGCTGAGCATGGTGTACACTGCGCATCAGGCTTGGCACgagaagaggaaagagagaCAGGAAGCTTGGGGTGAAGTTCTCCTCAAGCTGGCAAACATCACGGTACACGAACTCCGAGGGAATCATCTCTTCAGATATTCTTAA
- the kbtbd4 gene encoding kelch repeat and BTB domain-containing protein 4 isoform X2: MRAEKMESSEEGGLSVGGSVGEENYFLGYTFTDRSHSSRVVKSIMDLCLEDGLFADVTITVDGKEFHLHRLVLSAQSSFFRSMFTSNLKESHNRIIELKDVSATVFQLLIDYIYHGTIKLRVEELQDTYEMADMYQLTALFEECSRFLSRTVEVKNCLQVMWLADRHSDQELYTAAKHCAKIHLAQLHQTEEFLNLPLCLLLDIIKDGVPSSQNPTVAIESWINHNKVEREEFSCILQENLKEIGENVHIYLIGKEETRTHSLAVSLHCDEDDAISVSGQNSLCHQITAACKHGGDLYVVGGSIPRRMWKCNMHTMDWERCAPLPRDRLHHTMVSVSTEDAIYSLGGKTLQDTLSNAVIYYTVKDNMWTETNQLDTAVSGAAGVNLGGTIYLLGGEENDMDFFTKPSRLIQCFDTSSQKCQIKPYMLPFAGCMHAAVHMDVIFIVGEGDSLVCYNPLLESFTRLRFPEVWSCVPSLWKVASCNGCIYVFRDKCKKGDANTLKFNPATSVVSVIRGIKILLTNWQFVLA; the protein is encoded by the exons AT GCGAGCAGAAAAGATGGAGTCCAGTGAGGAGGGTGGCCTCAGTGTTGGGGGATCTGTGGGCGAGGAAAACTACTTCCTGGGGTACACGTTCACGGACCGCTCCCACTCGAGCCGAGTGGTGAAGAGTATTATGGATCTCTGCCTGGAGGACGGCTTGTTTGCTGATGTCACCATCACCGTTGACGGCAAAGAGTTTCACCTGCACCGCCTGGTGCTCTCTGCGCAGAGCAGCTTTTTCCGCTCCATGTTCACCTCCAATCTCAAAGAGTCGCACAACCGCATTATCGAGCTTAAGGATGTCAGCGCTACCGTCTTCCAGCTGCTGATTGACTACATCTACCATGGTACCATTAAACTGAGGGTGGAGGAGCTGCAGGACACCTATGAGATGGCGGACATGTACCAGCTGACTGCTCTGTTTGAAGAATGCTCGCGCTTCCTCTCCCGAACAGTGGAGGTCAAGAACTGCTTGCAG GTGATGTGGCTTGCAGACAGACACAGTGATCAGGAGCTGTATACTGCAGCGAAGCACTGTGCTAAAATCCACCTGGCCCAGCTGCACCAGACTGAAGAGTTTCTAAATCTGCCCCTCTGTCTGCTACTAGATATCATCAAAG atggCGTTCCAAGTTCTCAGAATCCAACAGTGGCCATCGAGTCATGGATAAATCACAATAAAGTTGAGAGAGAGGAGTTTTcttgcatccttcaagaaaatcTTAAG GAAATTGGTGAGAATGTCCATATTTACCTGATTGGCAAGGAGGAGACGAGAACTCACTCTCTGGCCGTGTCACTGCACTGCGATGAGGATGATGCGATCAGTGTGAGCGGCCAGAACAGTTTATGTCATCAGATCACCGCAGCCTGCAAACATGGAGGGGACCTATATGTGGTGGGGGGTTCTATCCCGCGGCGCATGTGGAAGTGCAACATGCACACGATGGACTGGGAGCGTTGCGCACCACTTCCCAGAGACCGCCTCCACCACACTATGGTGTCCGTCTCCACTGAGGATGCCATCTACTCACTGGGAGGTAAAACGCTGCAGGACACGCTCTCTAATGCCGTCATCTACTACACAGTGAAGGACAACATGTGGACAGAGACCAACCAGCTGGACACTGCAGTGTCGGGGGCTGCTGGCGTCAACCTGGGAGGCACCATCTACCTGCTGGGAGGGGAGGAGAACGACATGGATTTTTTCACAAAGCCTTCTCGCCTCATTCAGTGCTTCGACACCTCCTCCCAAAAGTGCCAGATCAAACCTTACATGCTGCCGTTCGCCGGCTGCATGCACGCAGCAGTCCACATGGACGTGATTTTTATCGTAGGAGAAGGAGACTCATTGGTGTGTTACAACCCACTGCTCGAGAGCTTCACACGCCTGCGCTTCCCCGAAGTGTGGAGCTGTGTCCCGTCACTGTGGAAGGTGGCCAGTTGTAATGGCTGTATTTACGTCTTCAGAGACAAATGTAAGAAAGGAGACGCAAATACTTTAAAGTTTAACCCGGCGACGTCTGTCGTCTCCGTAATCAGAGGTATTAAGATCCTCCTCACAAACTGGCAGTTTGTTTTGGCCTAA
- the kbtbd4 gene encoding kelch repeat and BTB domain-containing protein 4 isoform X1 — MESSEEGGLSVGGSVGEENYFLGYTFTDRSHSSRVVKSIMDLCLEDGLFADVTITVDGKEFHLHRLVLSAQSSFFRSMFTSNLKESHNRIIELKDVSATVFQLLIDYIYHGTIKLRVEELQDTYEMADMYQLTALFEECSRFLSRTVEVKNCLQVMWLADRHSDQELYTAAKHCAKIHLAQLHQTEEFLNLPLCLLLDIIKDGVPSSQNPTVAIESWINHNKVEREEFSCILQENLKEIGENVHIYLIGKEETRTHSLAVSLHCDEDDAISVSGQNSLCHQITAACKHGGDLYVVGGSIPRRMWKCNMHTMDWERCAPLPRDRLHHTMVSVSTEDAIYSLGGKTLQDTLSNAVIYYTVKDNMWTETNQLDTAVSGAAGVNLGGTIYLLGGEENDMDFFTKPSRLIQCFDTSSQKCQIKPYMLPFAGCMHAAVHMDVIFIVGEGDSLVCYNPLLESFTRLRFPEVWSCVPSLWKVASCNGCIYVFRDKCKKGDANTLKFNPATSVVSVIRGIKILLTNWQFVLA; from the exons ATGGAGTCCAGTGAGGAGGGTGGCCTCAGTGTTGGGGGATCTGTGGGCGAGGAAAACTACTTCCTGGGGTACACGTTCACGGACCGCTCCCACTCGAGCCGAGTGGTGAAGAGTATTATGGATCTCTGCCTGGAGGACGGCTTGTTTGCTGATGTCACCATCACCGTTGACGGCAAAGAGTTTCACCTGCACCGCCTGGTGCTCTCTGCGCAGAGCAGCTTTTTCCGCTCCATGTTCACCTCCAATCTCAAAGAGTCGCACAACCGCATTATCGAGCTTAAGGATGTCAGCGCTACCGTCTTCCAGCTGCTGATTGACTACATCTACCATGGTACCATTAAACTGAGGGTGGAGGAGCTGCAGGACACCTATGAGATGGCGGACATGTACCAGCTGACTGCTCTGTTTGAAGAATGCTCGCGCTTCCTCTCCCGAACAGTGGAGGTCAAGAACTGCTTGCAG GTGATGTGGCTTGCAGACAGACACAGTGATCAGGAGCTGTATACTGCAGCGAAGCACTGTGCTAAAATCCACCTGGCCCAGCTGCACCAGACTGAAGAGTTTCTAAATCTGCCCCTCTGTCTGCTACTAGATATCATCAAAG atggCGTTCCAAGTTCTCAGAATCCAACAGTGGCCATCGAGTCATGGATAAATCACAATAAAGTTGAGAGAGAGGAGTTTTcttgcatccttcaagaaaatcTTAAG GAAATTGGTGAGAATGTCCATATTTACCTGATTGGCAAGGAGGAGACGAGAACTCACTCTCTGGCCGTGTCACTGCACTGCGATGAGGATGATGCGATCAGTGTGAGCGGCCAGAACAGTTTATGTCATCAGATCACCGCAGCCTGCAAACATGGAGGGGACCTATATGTGGTGGGGGGTTCTATCCCGCGGCGCATGTGGAAGTGCAACATGCACACGATGGACTGGGAGCGTTGCGCACCACTTCCCAGAGACCGCCTCCACCACACTATGGTGTCCGTCTCCACTGAGGATGCCATCTACTCACTGGGAGGTAAAACGCTGCAGGACACGCTCTCTAATGCCGTCATCTACTACACAGTGAAGGACAACATGTGGACAGAGACCAACCAGCTGGACACTGCAGTGTCGGGGGCTGCTGGCGTCAACCTGGGAGGCACCATCTACCTGCTGGGAGGGGAGGAGAACGACATGGATTTTTTCACAAAGCCTTCTCGCCTCATTCAGTGCTTCGACACCTCCTCCCAAAAGTGCCAGATCAAACCTTACATGCTGCCGTTCGCCGGCTGCATGCACGCAGCAGTCCACATGGACGTGATTTTTATCGTAGGAGAAGGAGACTCATTGGTGTGTTACAACCCACTGCTCGAGAGCTTCACACGCCTGCGCTTCCCCGAAGTGTGGAGCTGTGTCCCGTCACTGTGGAAGGTGGCCAGTTGTAATGGCTGTATTTACGTCTTCAGAGACAAATGTAAGAAAGGAGACGCAAATACTTTAAAGTTTAACCCGGCGACGTCTGTCGTCTCCGTAATCAGAGGTATTAAGATCCTCCTCACAAACTGGCAGTTTGTTTTGGCCTAA
- the rapsn gene encoding 43 kDa receptor-associated protein of the synapse: protein MNIFMRHLAPEMGQDQTKQQIEKGLKLYQSNQTDKALHVWTKVLEKTSDPGGKFRVLGCLITAHSEMGKYKDMLKYALEQIDTAREMEDPDYLTEGYLNLARSNEKLCDFQKTVSYCKTCLNMQGTTVSLQLNGQVCLSMGNAFLGLSVFQKALESYEKALRYAHNNDDKMLECRVCCSLGNIYVQLKDFEKALFFPCKAAELVNDYGKGWSLKYRAMSQYHMSVAYRKLERLPDAMECCEESMKIALQHGDRPLQALCLLNFADIHRCRHDVDKAFPRYESALGIMTEIGNRLGQAHVHLGVAKCWLLQKEFDKALDSLQRAQELADGMGNKLCTLKVHCLSEGIYRSRGQLNEVREQVVKFLQCVEELELYCGMCGESIGDRDQKLQALPCSHIFHLKCLQTNGTKGCPKCFKSSMKPGFV, encoded by the exons ATGAATATTTTTATGAGGCACCTTGCACCAGAGATGGGCCAGGaccaaaccaagcagcagataGAGAAGGGTCTAAAGTTGTATCAGTCCAATCAGACAGACAAAGCTCTGCATGTGTGGACAAAAGTGTTGGAAAAGACCTCAGATCCCGGAGGAAAGTTTCGAGTGCTGGGGTGCCTGATCACAGCTCACTCAGAAATGGGAAAGTACAAAGACATGCTAAAG TATGCCCTTGAACAAATTGACACAGCCAGAGAAATGGAGGACCCAGACTACCTGACGGAGGGCTACCTGAACTTGGCACGCAGCAACGAGAAGCTGTGCGACTTCCAGAAAACAGTCTCATACTGTAAGACCTGCTTAAACATGCAGGGCACcactgtcagcctgcaactcaaTGGCCAGGTATGTCTTAGCATGGGCAATGCCTTCCTGGGTCTCAGTGTCTTCCAGAAGGCCCTGGAGAGCTACGAGAAAGCCCTGCGCTATGCACACAACAACGACGACAAGATGCTGGAGTGCAGAGTCTGCTGCAGTCTGGGAAATATCTACGTCCAGCTTAAG GACTTTGAGAAAGCCCTGTTCTTCCCCTGCAAAGCGGCCGAGCTTGTCAATGACTACGGCAAAGGCTGGAGCCTCAAGTATCGAGCCATGAGCCAGTACCACATGTCTGTAGCCTACAGGAAACTGGAGCGCCTGCCAGATGCCATGGAGTGCTGTGAG GAGTCCATGAAGATTGCCCTGCAGCATGGTGACCGGCCTCTTCAGGCTCTGTGCTTGCTAAACTTTGCAGACATTCATCGCTGCAGACATGATGTTGAT AAAGCATTCCCTCGTTATGAGTCTGCGCTGGGTATTATGACTGAGATAGGAAACCGTCTTGGGCAAGCACACGTCCATCTGGGAGTGGCAAAGTGCTGGCTTCTGCAGAAAGAATTTGACAAG GCTCTTGATTCTTTGCAGCGAGCACAGGAATTGGCGGATGGAATGGGAAACAAG CTGTGCACACTGAAGGTTCACTGCTTGAGTGAAGGGATTTACCGGAGCAGGGGGCAGCTGAATGAGGTCAGAGAGCAGGTGGTGAAGTTCCTCCAGTGTGTCGAGGAGCTGGAGCTCTACTGCGGCATGTGTGGAGAGTCCATCGGGGACAGGGACCAAAAGCTGCAGGCCTTACCCTGTTCCCACATTTTCCATCTCAA gTGTCTCCAGACAAATGGGACAAAAGGTTGTCCTAAATGCTTCAAGTCCTCCATGAAGCCGGGATTTGTGTGA